The nucleotide sequence TTGCTATTAGGGTTTGAAGATTTTAGCCACCTGAAGTGATTTGTTCTGTCAATCTGCCATTAAACATTGTTGATATGGCTGGTGGCATTCTCTCAGTGGTATGTTAGGAAATGAAGTGCTTACCAGCAATGTTTTATATAATAGATTCGAGTGTTTAATGTCGTGTTAGCTTCGGTAAGCAATAAAATGAGGAATCGTATCGTCGAAGAtggtatatgatgttggatgatgGCATAATCTGAGTGtttgatattttataaatctGAGTAATTATTATTAGAAACTACAGATAAAGatttacataataaaataatataattttacagagtttgatgatgataaaatatttatgtatttCGAGTAATTAAGACTTTTCAGCTTCATTATTATTGGTGTGCTTAAATCGTAACTCAGCAAATGTCTTCCTCCATCTCAAACATCATCAACTCACGCTGGAAAAAAGATGAAGAAAGCCAGAAAATTTATCAGCTTCCAAGAACAACAAAGGCAAACCACACAGTGGATGGGATAGAAGCCACCGTCAGTTGCAATTAATGATAAGGTGCAACGAGATGTGGGAACCCTAATCAACTGGAGGCTGTGCATCGAGCCATCCTTCCTCATCAATATATGAAATGTCAATGAACTTCTTCAGCTCATCATCACTCAGCTGCTTCTCCCACTTCACTCTACCTGAGAGGTCTGATCCTGGTCCTGTGCATCCCGATTCTGCAAACGTCACAAGACCTCTGATGTACAACAAAAAAGATGATTTCATAAGTCTCTGGATCATCCTCTTctttaaaaaaagataaattcagaTCAACAGTAAAAAATTGCAACTAGTAACATAGGAAAATAATGTCGTAAGTCTCGTGCACTAGATCATTTTCTTTCTTGTGATAAACTAAAGTCAAACGTAAAAATGTCATTTGATTATTACTAATAAACCTcagaaaaatcatatatatatatatgtatatttatatatgtgtgtgtgtgtgtatatatatatatagttttagtaACGCAGGAAGATAATGTGGTAAAAATCTAATGCACCAGatcatttttttaatgataaactaataacaaatattaaaaaattattattagtaATATATCATATTTTTTCGATAAATAAAAATCAAACATAGAAATACCATTCGTTACTTACTCGTCTTTAGCATTCCAAATATACCATCCTTCTGGAACAATGATGTCTGACATACAGGTCTGGTAAAATATCACCCTCGAGTACTGTTTCCATGCCCTCCCCAAGTAAGTTGCTTGAGGCCCTGAGATGGTGCACCACTTGAACACGAAGCCACCATTGTCACTGGTACTGTTTCGCCCTTGAGCTGTCACATATCCTGGCTTCCGAAGGCTTTGAACTGTTGATATATTGCATCGCTGCGTGACACACAGCAATTTGATCAGACACAGCATATGAAACTATAAATCATGTTTCATGCATGTTTTATTTGATTCGTAGGTCGAATTAAGGAGCTATTTTCGAATTTGCATGTCGAGTCGGATCATTGTAACTTAGACATGATCCAAAATTATCATCCCTACGAACAAGTGTTGGATCAAAATGATACCTCATAAATAGATTGGCCATATCCGAAGATGAAGTCGACCACACCTTCGATGTAGCAACCCTTGTAGTAGTGTCTTCCAAGCATATCAGCGAGAGTGTCTTGAAACCCAATGAAGCTGCAGTCGTAGAAGGCAGACTTATCTCCCAAAATCCAAGCGGCCACCGCGGGGGTCAGATTGGCGAATCCATTGTACGTATTCTGCATCAAATATCGACTCATCAAACCGGCCGTTTAAACTCATAATTCATGCACATAAATTTATTCGAAGATTATTACAGTAGAATAATAAGATCGAATCACGGCCATGAACAGTATATGGATAGATTTGTATGGCTGTTTTAGCTACTCGGGCCAGAGACTGAGAGTTACAGATCAGTGAAACCTTGAAGGTTATGCTCTTGGCAACAAAGTTGGAGGCATATGACGTGAAGGTTGCACTGGTGTCAGTGGTATGGCCACTGAAGTCGCTGTAGTTACCCCACTCGATGGACGTCGTCTGAGCTCCATCTCCTTCCAGTACGATGTATCTCTTAGTGCTTGTCACGTTCACCTTCTCCCTGCTTACACCACCACATGAACGACCAGCTCTTTCAAGATATAAAGCAGGGGAAGGAGAACCTACCTGTACACGCCAGCAGCGACATGAATCTTCGTccagttgttgttgttgtcaggGACAGAGTCGATCGCCTGCTGAATGCTCTTGAAATCGCCACCGCCCTTGAGGTCGACGACGATGGTTCTCGCGATGGAGGCAGCTGCAATGGCCACAGGAGCACGTAGTGATATGGAGGAGAAGACGGAAAGGAAGAGGACGAGCCACCTCATTTGGAGCATTTGGAAACACGTATATGCAAGGCTTGCGAGAAATGGATCGGCGGTGGAAGGGAATACTACCTAGTGTggtacatgtatatatagatagagaTTATATAGTGGGAGTCAAATTGATGTTAGTAGTGCCTTTAAATAATTTCTGGAAGTAATAGGGAAAAtttgtattctttttcttttcacattCAGTGGTAAGTATGATTAGAATTTTGAAGCAGTTAACTTGAGATTATTACAAGGATatttatgtgatatatatatataataaaaaatatcaacacCTACGTGTGTCGGAATGTTTGAGATGTTGGAAATACCATGCTTCGTGGTGTCACCTATACGAAAATTAAAGTTGGGAGAGTTTTTTTATCCGATCTCTCTAACGCTTAAGTTAATAATTTGATATTCTCAAATGTGGGTTTGAGTAGTTCAAAAGGAATCCCCTTACATTGGTTGGATTTAAGATCTTACCATATAAAATAAGGAGGAGTTTGTGATTACTTTTCTCATCATAATGGATGAGAAAGAAGCTTCTGATTATCTTTCTTATCA is from Musa acuminata AAA Group cultivar baxijiao chromosome BXJ3-8, Cavendish_Baxijiao_AAA, whole genome shotgun sequence and encodes:
- the LOC135645728 gene encoding putative pectinesterase 10; protein product: MRWLVLFLSVFSSISLRAPVAIAAASIARTIVVDLKGGGDFKSIQQAIDSVPDNNNNWTKIHVAAGVYREKVNVTSTKRYIVLEGDGAQTTSIEWGNYSDFSGHTTDTSATFTSYASNFVAKSITFKNTYNGFANLTPAVAAWILGDKSAFYDCSFIGFQDTLADMLGRHYYKGCYIEGVVDFIFGYGQSIYERCNISTVQSLRKPGYVTAQGRNSTSDNGGFVFKWCTISGPQATYLGRAWKQYSRVIFYQTCMSDIIVPEGWYIWNAKDEGLVTFAESGCTGPGSDLSGRVKWEKQLSDDELKKFIDISYIDEEGWLDAQPPVD